The following DNA comes from Microbacterium foliorum.
GGCGAGGCCCGAGTCGTCGAAGCCGGCGATCGCGATGTCCTCGGGCACACGGCGCCCGGCGCGGCGGGCGGCGGCGATGGCTCCGGCGGCCATCCGGTCGGATGCGGCGAAGACCGCGTCGACGTCGTGCTCGAGCATCCGGGTCATGGCCGCCTGCCCTGACTCGAACGAGTAGTCGCCCACCTCGACCAGGGTCTCGTCGAACAGCTCGCCGAGCTCTTCGCGGAAGCCGACCAGGCGGTAGCGACCGCCGGGGGTGTCGTCGGGACCCGTGATCATGCCGATGCGGCGGTGGCCCTGCGCCACGAGGTGCGCGGCCATCGTGCGGGCCGAGGCGACCTCGTCGACCGAGATCGTCGAGAGCTCGCGTTCGTGTCCAAGGGGCAGTCCGCAGCAGACGGTGGGGATGCCGACCTCGATCAGCTGGTCGAGCAGAGGATCGGACTCGTGCGACGAGATCAGCATGACGCCGTCGACGTGCCCCGCACTGAGGAACTGTGCGACGCTCTCGCGCTCGGCAGGGGTTCCGGCGACGAGCAACACCAGGGTCATCGCCCGCTGTGCCAGGGCTTCGGCCGCACCGCGCAGCAGCAGCGCGAAGGTCGGGTCATCGAACAGCAGCTGCTGCGGTTCGGTCAGCAGGAACGCCAGAGAACCGGCGCGGCCCGTCGCCAGACTGCGGGCGTGGTGGTTGGCGGTGTAGCCGGTGGCGAGGATCGCCTCTTCGACAGCCTGCCTGGCATCGGGGGACACCCAGTGCCCGCCGTTGATCACCCGCGAGACCGTGCTGCGGGACACCCCCGCCTGCGCCGCGATCTGGCGGATCGTCGGCTTGCGCTTCGCGCTGACATCACTCATCGCCTGTGACTCTACCCACAGCATCCCGTCCAGCGGTAGTCCAACCTGGGACCGGTCTCAGTTCGATAACGGCGGTTGTGGCCGAGGGGCAACCTGGGGTAGAACTGAGACCGGTCCCAGTCAGTCTCATGAGTCAGGCTGAGACCGGTCCCAGTCGATTGAGCGACTGCACGACGGGACCGCACCACGAACCACACCGACCCGATGGAGTGCCGATGACCTCGCCCCACGCCTGGCCTGAGCTGCGCGGAATCGCCTATGGCGGCGACTACAACCCCGAGCAGTGGTCGCCCGAGACGTGGCGTGACGACGTCATCCTGATGCGCGAGGCCGGGGTCAACCTGGTCAGCGTCGGCATCTTCTCGTGGGCGCTCATCGAGGTCGCCGAGGGCGAGTTCGACTTCGCCTGGCTCGACGAGCTGCTCGACCTGCTGCACGCGAACGACATCAAGGTCGACCTCGGCACGCCCACGGCATCCCCGCCGGCGTGGTTCTTCGCGAACCACCCCGACGCCCATGTGATCGACCGCGAGGGTCGCACGATGGGCTTCGGCTCGCGCGGCATGGCCTCGCACTCGTCGCCGGCCTACCGCGAGGCGATCGTGCGGATCGCGGATGCACTCGCGACGCGCTACGCGCAGCATCCGGCCGTCGTGCTGTGGCACGTGCACAACGAGTACGGCGTTCCCGTCGGCGAGGACTACTCGCCCGCCGCGGTCGCCGCCTTCAGGCTCTGGCTCCAGGAGAAGTACGGCTCCCTCGACGCGCTGAACAGCGCGTGGGGCACCGCCTTCTGGGGTCAGCACTACTCGGCATGGGAGCACGTCGGTGCCCCGGCCATCGCCCCGAGCGTCGTGAACCCGGCCCAGCGCCTCGACTTCGCGCGCTTCACGGATCACCAGCTGCGCGCATGCTTCATCGCCGAGCGCGACGCGATCCGCGCGCACGCCACGCAGCCTGTCACCACGAACTTCATGGCCAACCAGAGCTGGACCACCGACCTCTGGGCCTGGGGCCGCGAGGTCGACATCGTCTCTGACGACCACTACCTGTGGGCCGCCGACGAAGACGCGCACATCGGGCTCGCGATCGCGGCCGACCTGAGCCGCTCGGTCGGCGGGGGCAAGCCGTGGATCCTCATGGAGCACTCGACCTCGGCCGTCAACTGGCAGCCGCGCAACATCGCCAAGCGTCGCGGAGAGATGAAGCGCAACTCCTTCACGCACCTCGGCCGCGGGGCCGACGGCATCCTGTTCTTCCAGTGGCGCGCGGGCCGCTCGGGTGCCGAGAAGTTCCACTCCGCGATGCTGCCGCACGCCGGCACCGAGTCGCGGGTCTTCCGCGAGGTCGTCGATCTGGGCACCGCGCTCGGCCGCCTCGACGAGGTGCAGGGCAGCACGGTCAAGGCCGACGTCGCGATCCTCTGGGACTTCGAGTCGTTCTGGGCACAGGACCTCGAGTGGCGCCCCTCCGAAGACGTCACGCACGCCGCCCAGGTGCGCCGCTTCTACGAGCAGCTGTGGCGCGACGGCATCACGGTCGACTTCGCTCTGCCCGGGCAGGACCTCTCGGGCTACCGCCTGGTCGTCGCGCCGGCGCAGTATCTGCTCAGCACCGCGGATGCCGCGAACCTCACCTCGTACGTCAAGGAGGGCGGCACGCTGCTCGTGTCGTTCTTCTCGGCCATCGTCGACGAGAACGACGCCGTGCACGCCGGTGGCTTCGTCGCCCCGCTGCGTGACGCGCTCGGCCTCACGGTCGAGGAGTTCCTGCCGCTGCGCGAGGGCGAGAGCCACGGACTCGACTGGGTCGACCACGAGGGCATCGTCGCCGACGTCTGGCAGGAGGACATCGCGCTCGAAGGAGCCGAGGTCGTCGCGAACTTCTCGGGCGGCCCCGGCGAGGGCGAGCCCGCGATCACGCGCCACCGCCACGGCGCCGGCACCGGCTGGTACGTCGGCACCCGACTGGATGCCGCGGGAATGCGCGCACTCCTGCACGAGGTCTACGCCGATGCCGACGTCACCCCGTCGGGTGTCGCCGAAGGTCTCGAGGTCATCACCCGCCACGGCGCCGACGCGGTCTATCGCATCGCCGTGAACCACCGTGATGACGACGTCGAGCTCGAAGCCGCAGGCGTCGAGCTCCTCAGCGGCGCCGAGATCTCGGGCGCCCTGACCATCGCGGCGCGCGGCGTCGCCGTCATCCGCACCTCCCACTGACAGCACGACCCGCACGACCCTGCACCACCTCGAATCACACAGCAACACCCACCCCGGTCGCGATGACGCGCAGCGCATCGTCGGCCACGACAGATAGGAAAACGCATGCGCAAGCACATCGGAGTCGGCGCACTCGCTCTGGCCGCGGCCGTGGTCCTCGCGGGCTGCTCCGCCGGCGCACCCGAAGGCGGCGACGACGCCGCATCCGGCGACGGCGCGGAACTCGTCATCTGGACGGATGCGGAGCGCGAAGCCGCGATCACCGCCGCCGCCGAGGCATTCGAAGAGGAGACCGGAGCCACGGTCACCCTCGTGCAGAAGAACTTCGAAGACCTCCGCAACGACTTCATCGCGCAGGTCCCGACCGGCGAGGGCCCCGACATCACCGTCGGCGCCCACGATTGGCTCGGCGCGCTGGTCGCGGCCGGTGTCGTCGACACGATCGACCTCGGCGACAAGGCATCGGAGTTCGAGCAGGTCGCCCTCGACGCCATGACCTACGACGGCCAGCTCTACGCGATGCCGTACTCGCTCGAGACCATCGCTCTCGTGCAGAACGTCGACCTCGTCGGTGCTGAGGCCCCGGCCACCTGGGACGACATGATCGCGAAGGGTGTCGCTGCCGGCACCGAGCGTCCGTTCGTCATCAACACCGGCGGCGAGACCGGCGACGGCTACACGATGTACGGACTGCAGACGTCGTTCGGCGCCCCCGTCTTCGTGCAGGACGACACCGGCTCGTACACCAGCGAGGTCGGCATGGGCGGAGCGCCCGGCGAGGCGTTCGCCACCTGGCTCGGCGCCAACGGCTCGAGCGGCACCGGATACATCTCGACCACGATCGACTACGACATCAACAACGAGCTGTTCGCGTCGGGCAAGGCCCCGTACACGATCCAGGGCCCGTGGGCCATCAGCGCCTTCGAGGGTGTCAACGTCGCCGTGAACCCGATCCCCTCTGCGGGTGGCGAGGCCGCCGCGCCGTTCGTCGGCGTGCAGGGCTTCTACCTCTCGAGCAAGAGCAAGAACGCGCTGCTCGCCCAGGAGTTCCTCACGAACTACCTCGGCACCGAAGACGCGCAGCGTGCGCTCTACGAGGCCGACCCCCGCATCCCCGCGTGGTCGACGCTCGCCGAGGAGGTCTCGTCAGACCCGATCACCGCCGGCTTCGTGGCATCCGCTCAGTCCGGCGTTCCGATGCCGTCGATCCCCGAGATGGGCTCGGTCTGGGATCTGTGGAACGCCGCGCAGGCGCAGATCATCAACGGCGCCGACCCCGTGTCGACGTGGAACACCATGGTCGCCGACCTCGAGACGACTCTCGCCGGTTGACCCCGCCAGACGGGGAGGGGCCCGAAACCCTCCCCGTCTCGCGATCCTCAGACAGGACGCACACATGACGATCCAGGCACCTCCGGCCGAGGCCCCCACCCCCGTGGTGAAGCCCTCGCGCGAATCCCACGCCCGCCGCTTCCGCGGCCTCGGCTGGGGCTTCCTCATCAAGCTCGCGCTGATGGCGTTGGTCAACGCCTTCGGCATCATGACCGCGATCTCGGCCTGGAGCGCCGAGTCTTGGATCGTCCTCGGCGTCGTCGTGCTACTGGTGATCATCGCCGACTGGGTGTACTTCACCCGCAAGGCGCTGCCGCTGAAGTACCTGCTGCCCGGGCTGATCTTCCTGCTCGTCTTCCAGGTCTTCATCTTCGGCTACACGGCGTACATCGCCTTCACGAACTACGGCACCGGTCACGTCGGCACGCAGGAGCAGGCGGTCGAGGCCGCGCTGATCCAGGGCGAGCGTCGCATCGACGGCTCGTCGGACTACCCGCTCTCGATCGTGCAGCGCGGCGGCGAGCTCGGCTTCGCGATCGTCGACGACGACGGTGACGTGCAGGTCGGATCCGCGACCGAGCCGCTGACCACCGCATCCGATGCCGAGATCGGCACCACCGGCGCCCCGAGTGAGGTGCCCGGCTGGGAGGTCGTCCCACGGGCGACCGTGCTGACCGACCCGACACTCGGAGCGACGATCAAGGACCTCAGGGTTCCGGTCTCGGACGACCCGAACGACGGGTCGATCCGCACCCGCGAGGGGTCGACCGGCTCGGTCTACGAACCCACGCTGGTGTGGGATGCCGAGGCGCAGACGATCACCGACACGCAGTCGGGCACGGTCTACACGGCCACGGATCTCGGCGCGTTCGTCGCCGAGGACGGCACGGCGCTGCCGACCGGTTGGTCGGTGAACGTCGGCTTCGCCAACTTCGTGAAGCTGTTCACGGATGCGAACCTCGCCGGCACCCTGCTGAGCGTCACCGTGTGGACGTTCGCCTTCGCGATCCTGTCGGTCGTACTCAGCTTCGCCGTCGGACTCGGTCTCGCGATCGTCTACAACGACCCCCGCGTCAAGGGCCGCCGGTTCCTGCGGGCGCTGTTCATCCTTCCCTATGCCTTCCCGGCGTTCATGGCCGCGCTGCTGTTCCGCGGCATGTTCAACGCCGAGTTCGGCGTGATCAACGACCTGTTCTTCTTCGGCTCGCAGATCAACTGGCTCGGCGACCCGTGGCTGACCCGAGCCGCGGTGATCTTCGTGAACGTGTGGCTGAGCTACCCGTACTGGTTCCTCGTGTGCACGGGCGCGCTGCAGTCGCTGCCGGGCGAGACCCTCGAGGCCGCCGAGATCGACGGCGCCAACAAGCTGCAGCGCTTCCGGGCAATCGTGCTGCCGCTGCTGCTCGTGTCGACCGCACCCCTGCTGATCGCCTCGTTCGCGGTGGCCTTCAACAACTTCACCGTGATCTACACCTTCAACAACGGCGGGCCGGCCATCGCCGGCGCTCCGTACGCACTGGGCTCGACCGACATCCTCGTCTCGGCCATCTACGACGTCTCGGGCGTCTCGGGTGGTGCGGCCGACTACGGCCTCGCGAGCGCGCTGTCGATCATCGCCTTCATCGTGGTCGGCCTCATCTCAGCGCTGAGCTTCCGACAGACCCGCAAGCTCGAGGAGTACCAGTGATGAGTGAGACAAGAGTCATCGTGACCGGTTCATCGAAAGAAGCGGATGCCGCGCGCGCAGGCGCCCGACGGCGTCGGTGGTGGAGCGAGGTCGGCTGGAAGTACATCCTGGCCGCGGGCGTGCTGTTCTTCGCCGCGTTCCCGCTCGTCTACGTGCTGTCGGCGTCGCTCAACCCGAACGGCAGCCTCGCGGCATCCAGCGCCCTGTTCAGTGCGTTCGACCCCGCGAACTACATCGCCCTCGGCGAATCCCGCTACTGGGTGTGGTTCGGCAACACCCTGCTGATCGGCGGCGTGACCGCGGTCGGCTCCGTGCTGATGGGTGCCTGCGGCGCCTACGCGTTCTCTCGCTTCCGCTTCAGCGGTCGACGCGCGAGCCTCACGACGCTGCTCGTGCTGCAGATGTTCCCGCAGGCGCTCGCCTTCATCGCGATCTTCCTGATGCTGCAGACCATCGGCGACGTGGTTCCGGCGCTCGGCATCAACTCGAAGATCGCGCTGATCTGCGTCTACCTCGGCGGCGCACTCGGTGCGAACACCTTCTTGATGTACGGGTTCTTCAACACGATCCCCGTCGAGATCGACGAGTCGGCGAAGATCGACGGCGCCAGCCATGCGCAGATCTTCTGGCGGCTCATCATGCCGCTGGTCGTGCCGATCCTCGCGGTCGTCGCCCTGCTCGCGTTCCTCGCGGCCTTCGGCGACTTCATCCTGTCGAAGATCATTCTCACCTCCGAGGACAACTGGACCCTCGCCGTCGGCATGTACCAGTGGGTCTCGAACCAGCTGACCTCGCGCTGGGGGCTGTTCGCCGCCGGTGTCGTCGTCGCCGCCGTGCCCGTGCTCGCGCTGTTCTTCTCGCTGCAGAAGTACATCGTCGGCGGGCTCACCCAGGGATCCGTCAAGGGCTGATCCTCTCTTCCTGCACTGCTCGAAAGGCCGTCATGCACCGTCGCACGCGTTCCCTTCTCTCCACCGCCCTGGCCACGGTCACCGCCGTCGCCCTGATCGGGGTCGCGCTGCCGGCGTCGGCCGCGTCGTCCGCGGCATCCGTGCCCGCGGCCGTCGCATCCGCCGAGCCGGTGGATGCCAGCATCACCGTCCCGCGAGTCGAGAACCTGCCCGCCGACTTCATCGGCGGCGTCGACGTGTCGTCGGTGCTGTCGCTCGAGGAGTCGGGCGTGGTGTTCCGTGACGCCGCGGGCACGCCCGGCGATCTGTTCGAGATCCTCGCCGACGCCGGGGTCACCGACGTGCGCGTGCGCGTGTGGAACGACCCGTTCGACGCTAACGGCAACGGCTACGGCGGCGGCGACGTCGACGTGGATCGGGCGATCGAGATCTCGCAGCGGGCGACGGATGCCGGGCTCGGCGTACTCGTCGACTTCCACTATTCCGACTTCTGGGCCGACCCCGCGAAGCAGCAGGTGCCCAAGGCGTGGGAGGGCCTGACGGCCGATCAGGTCGCCGCGGAGGTCGGCACGTTCACCCGCGATGCCGTGCGACGACTGGTGGATGCCGGAGTCGACCTGCGCATGGTGCAGGTGGGCAACGAGACCAACGGCGGCGTCGCCGGAGTGCGCGGCTGGGACGACATGGCGAAGGTGTTCTCGGCAGGCTCGGCCGCCGTGCGCGCCGAAGCGCCCGACACTCTCGTCGCCGTGCACTTCACCAATCCCGAGCGCGCCGGCTTCTATGCCGACGTCGCCGCGCAGCTCGACCGCCGCGACGTCGACTACGACGTGTTCGCGTCGTCGTACTACCCGTTCTGGCACGGCACACCCGAGAACCTCACGTCGGTGCTCTCGCACATCGCCGAGACCTACGGCAAGAAGGTCATGGTCGCCGAGACCTCGTGGGCGTTCACGCTCGACGACGGAGACGGCCACGGCAACGTGATCGACCTGCCCGCCGAGGCGACGCAATACCCCGTGAGCGTGCAGGGTCAGGCCGATGCGGTGCACGCGGTCGTGCAGGCGGTCGCCGACGTCGGCGAGGCCGGCATCGGCGTCTACTACTGGGAGCCCGCGTGGCTTCCGGTGGGGCCGCCGTCGCAGCTCGAGCAGAACAAGGTGCTCTGGGAGCGCGACGGCTCGGGGTGGGCTTCGAGCTTCGCGGGCGAGTACGAGCCCCATGATGCAGGCCAGTGGTTCGGCGGATCGGCGTGGGAGAACCAGGCGCTGTTCGGCTTCGACGGCACGGCATCCGATGCCCTGAACATCTTCTCGTACGTGCGCACCGGGGCCCAGGCTCCGCGGGCGGTCGAGTCGGTGCAGCCCGTGGCGCTGCAGCTGGTCGAGGGTGATGCGGTCGACCTGCCCGACGAGGTGTCCGTGCTCTACAACGACGGCTCGTCGGAGCAGCAGGCGGTCACCTGGTCTGACGCGGCGCAGTACATCGAGGGCATCGGCGAGTACGCGATCTCGGGTGTGACGGATGCGGGCCTCGCGGCCTCCGCCACTGTGACGGTCGCCGCGCGGAACTTCCTGCGCAACCCCGGCTTCGAGGATGCGGACACGAGCATGTGGAGCGTGAACGGATCCGGGCTCACGCTGCGTGCGTGGGACGACCCGCGCAGCGGAACCCACTCGGCGCACTTCTATTCGGCATCCGCGTACTCGTTCGAGCTGTCGCAGACGGTGACCGGGCTGCCCGCAGGGTCGTATGTCGCGCGGGCGTCGCTGCAGGGTGACGGGGAGGGCGCCGACGGACGGGCGTCGCTGTCGCTGTCGGCCCCGTCGACCGCCGGTGCCGCTGCGGCCTTCGGGTTCGACGGCTGGCGGGTGTGGTCGACGCCGACGACCGACGCGCTGCAGGTCGGGGCCGAGGGCACGGCTGTCGTGCGAGTCTCCGCGGCTCTTCCGGCGGGGGCGTGGGGAACGATCGACGATCTCGAACTCGTGCGCGAACCGGTGCCCGGTGCCGATACCTCACAGCTGCGCGAGCGGCGCGATGCGGCTGCGGCTCTCGACCTGGCGGCGTATGTCGAGGCGTCGACGGATGCGGTGCCGGGTGCGATCGCGCGAGCCGACATCGTGCTCGCGGCGACCAGCCCGAGTGCATCGGCTGTCGCGGGTGCGCTGGATGCACTGGATGCCGCCGTCGACGCGCTCGTGCTGAAGGACTCGGCGACGGCCGCGCCGGCGCGGGGAGTGCTGTCGCACGACAACGGCCATGACACCGGGCTGCTCGACGGCGACTTCACGCTCACCATGAACCTGTGGTGGGGGTCGAACGCCACGAAGCTCCGGGTGTTCGAGAACGGCACGCTGATCGAGACGGTGCCGCTCACCTTCGGCGGGAGCGCGGCGCAGACCGCGCAGGTCGCCGTGACCGGGAAGGGGAACGGCAGCTACGTCTACACCGGCGAACTGGTCAACTCGAGGGGCGTGACGGCGGTGAAGCCCGTGACGGTGAAGGTGACGGATGCCGCCCCCGGCGTGCCCGTGCTCTCGGCCGACAATTGGGACGGCGACGGCTCGTACACGCTCACTGCCGACATGTGGTGGGGCACGAACGCGACCTCGTACCGCCTGTACGAAGACGGCGCGCTGATCTCCCAGGGCGACATGGTCGCGAGCAGTCCCGCCGCGCAGCGGGTGGCGGTGCCGGTCGCCGACCGTGCGGTGGGGAAGCACACCTACCGCGTCGAATTCGTGAACGCCGCCGGCAGCACCCAGAGCAAGACGCTCACGGTGACCGTCAAGCGCTGACGGCGCACGGCGAGAGCCCGGCATCCTGAGGCGGATGCCGGGCTCTCGGGCGGTTCGCGGATTACTTGCTGAGGAAGTCCTTCAGTGCGGCGTTGACCTCGTCGGCGTGGGTCCAGAGCAGACCGTGCGGGGCGCCCTCGACCTCGACGTAGGTCGCGGCGGGCACGGCCTGGTGGAACCGGCGGGCGGTGGCGTCGATGGGCAGGATGTTGTCCTTCGTGCCGTGCAGGATCAGCGTGGGCTTGCCGGCGTCGCGCACGGCGTCGACATCTCCACGGAAGTCCTCGATCCACGACGAGACCACGGCGTAGGCCGCGACCGGGGCGCTGGTGACCGAGAGGTTCCAGTTGGCGTCGACGACCTGCTGGCTGATGCGGCTGCCGAGGTTCTCGTCGAGGTTGTAGAAGTTGTTGTAGAAGTCAGTGAACCAGGCGTAGCGATCGCCCTTGGCTGCGGCCTCGATGCCGTCGAAGACATCCTGCGGCACGCCCTCGGGGTTGTCGTCGCGCTGCACCAGGAAGGGCTCGAGCGAGGCGAGGAACGCGAGCTTGGCGACCCGGTCGTGGCCGTACTTCGCGACGTAGCGGGCGAGCTCGCCGGTGCCCATCGAGAAGCCGACGAGCACGACGTCGCGCAGGTCGAGGGTCTCGAGCACCGTGTTGAGGTCGGCGGCGAACGTGTCGTAGTCGTATCCGGTGCCGACCTTCGACGACTGGCCGAATCCGCGGCGGTCGTAGGTGATGACGCGGTAGCCCTGCGCGAGCAGCTCGCGGGTCTGGCGCTCCCAGCTGTGTCCGTTCAGCGGGTACCCGTGGATCAGGACGACGGGCTGGCCCGATCCCTGGTCTTCGTAGTAGAGCTCGATCGGGGTGCTGTTCTCGTTTCCGACGGTGATGTAACCCATGATCCTGATCCTTTTCGGTGTGGTGAGAACGGTCGTTCTCGGCTGATGTTGTCCACTGTAGAGAACGCTCGTTCTCATGTCAAGTACACTGAGGACATGACGGAGCAAACGGTGCGTGAACAGATCCTTGCGGCGGCGGACGAGCTCTACTACCGCAAGGGATACGCGGCTGTCGGCATGGACGAGCTGAGGGCCGCCGCCGGCGTGTCGCTGCGGCGCCTCTACGCGCTCTTCCCGTCGAAGACCGACATCGTCACGGCGGTCCTCGCCCGCAAGCACGGGGAGTGGGAGTCGGGTCTGACGGGGGCGGTGGCGGATGCCGGTGCTGACCCGCGCGACCGACTGCTCGCCGTCTACGGGTATCTCGAGGACTGGTTCTGCACCGACGACTTCCGCGGCTGCGCCTTCATCAACGCGTTCGGCGAGCTCGGCGGCACCAACCCCGAGGTGGCGAAGATCGTG
Coding sequences within:
- a CDS encoding beta-galactosidase, whose product is MTSPHAWPELRGIAYGGDYNPEQWSPETWRDDVILMREAGVNLVSVGIFSWALIEVAEGEFDFAWLDELLDLLHANDIKVDLGTPTASPPAWFFANHPDAHVIDREGRTMGFGSRGMASHSSPAYREAIVRIADALATRYAQHPAVVLWHVHNEYGVPVGEDYSPAAVAAFRLWLQEKYGSLDALNSAWGTAFWGQHYSAWEHVGAPAIAPSVVNPAQRLDFARFTDHQLRACFIAERDAIRAHATQPVTTNFMANQSWTTDLWAWGREVDIVSDDHYLWAADEDAHIGLAIAADLSRSVGGGKPWILMEHSTSAVNWQPRNIAKRRGEMKRNSFTHLGRGADGILFFQWRAGRSGAEKFHSAMLPHAGTESRVFREVVDLGTALGRLDEVQGSTVKADVAILWDFESFWAQDLEWRPSEDVTHAAQVRRFYEQLWRDGITVDFALPGQDLSGYRLVVAPAQYLLSTADAANLTSYVKEGGTLLVSFFSAIVDENDAVHAGGFVAPLRDALGLTVEEFLPLREGESHGLDWVDHEGIVADVWQEDIALEGAEVVANFSGGPGEGEPAITRHRHGAGTGWYVGTRLDAAGMRALLHEVYADADVTPSGVAEGLEVITRHGADAVYRIAVNHRDDDVELEAAGVELLSGAEISGALTIAARGVAVIRTSH
- a CDS encoding TetR/AcrR family transcriptional regulator, giving the protein MTEQTVREQILAAADELYYRKGYAAVGMDELRAAAGVSLRRLYALFPSKTDIVTAVLARKHGEWESGLTGAVADAGADPRDRLLAVYGYLEDWFCTDDFRGCAFINAFGELGGTNPEVAKIVRDHKASFQEYMAGLVVAAGAPASLAAQLSILAEGAQSTAAIAADPQVAVQARNAAEVLIDAAVAA
- a CDS encoding ABC transporter permease subunit, with translation MTIQAPPAEAPTPVVKPSRESHARRFRGLGWGFLIKLALMALVNAFGIMTAISAWSAESWIVLGVVVLLVIIADWVYFTRKALPLKYLLPGLIFLLVFQVFIFGYTAYIAFTNYGTGHVGTQEQAVEAALIQGERRIDGSSDYPLSIVQRGGELGFAIVDDDGDVQVGSATEPLTTASDAEIGTTGAPSEVPGWEVVPRATVLTDPTLGATIKDLRVPVSDDPNDGSIRTREGSTGSVYEPTLVWDAEAQTITDTQSGTVYTATDLGAFVAEDGTALPTGWSVNVGFANFVKLFTDANLAGTLLSVTVWTFAFAILSVVLSFAVGLGLAIVYNDPRVKGRRFLRALFILPYAFPAFMAALLFRGMFNAEFGVINDLFFFGSQINWLGDPWLTRAAVIFVNVWLSYPYWFLVCTGALQSLPGETLEAAEIDGANKLQRFRAIVLPLLLVSTAPLLIASFAVAFNNFTVIYTFNNGGPAIAGAPYALGSTDILVSAIYDVSGVSGGAADYGLASALSIIAFIVVGLISALSFRQTRKLEEYQ
- a CDS encoding sugar ABC transporter permease, with amino-acid sequence MSETRVIVTGSSKEADAARAGARRRRWWSEVGWKYILAAGVLFFAAFPLVYVLSASLNPNGSLAASSALFSAFDPANYIALGESRYWVWFGNTLLIGGVTAVGSVLMGACGAYAFSRFRFSGRRASLTTLLVLQMFPQALAFIAIFLMLQTIGDVVPALGINSKIALICVYLGGALGANTFLMYGFFNTIPVEIDESAKIDGASHAQIFWRLIMPLVVPILAVVALLAFLAAFGDFILSKIILTSEDNWTLAVGMYQWVSNQLTSRWGLFAAGVVVAAVPVLALFFSLQKYIVGGLTQGSVKG
- a CDS encoding alpha/beta fold hydrolase, encoding MGYITVGNENSTPIELYYEDQGSGQPVVLIHGYPLNGHSWERQTRELLAQGYRVITYDRRGFGQSSKVGTGYDYDTFAADLNTVLETLDLRDVVLVGFSMGTGELARYVAKYGHDRVAKLAFLASLEPFLVQRDDNPEGVPQDVFDGIEAAAKGDRYAWFTDFYNNFYNLDENLGSRISQQVVDANWNLSVTSAPVAAYAVVSSWIEDFRGDVDAVRDAGKPTLILHGTKDNILPIDATARRFHQAVPAATYVEVEGAPHGLLWTHADEVNAALKDFLSK
- a CDS encoding sugar ABC transporter substrate-binding protein, whose translation is MRKHIGVGALALAAAVVLAGCSAGAPEGGDDAASGDGAELVIWTDAEREAAITAAAEAFEEETGATVTLVQKNFEDLRNDFIAQVPTGEGPDITVGAHDWLGALVAAGVVDTIDLGDKASEFEQVALDAMTYDGQLYAMPYSLETIALVQNVDLVGAEAPATWDDMIAKGVAAGTERPFVINTGGETGDGYTMYGLQTSFGAPVFVQDDTGSYTSEVGMGGAPGEAFATWLGANGSSGTGYISTTIDYDINNELFASGKAPYTIQGPWAISAFEGVNVAVNPIPSAGGEAAAPFVGVQGFYLSSKSKNALLAQEFLTNYLGTEDAQRALYEADPRIPAWSTLAEEVSSDPITAGFVASAQSGVPMPSIPEMGSVWDLWNAAQAQIINGADPVSTWNTMVADLETTLAG
- a CDS encoding LacI family DNA-binding transcriptional regulator translates to MSDVSAKRKPTIRQIAAQAGVSRSTVSRVINGGHWVSPDARQAVEEAILATGYTANHHARSLATGRAGSLAFLLTEPQQLLFDDPTFALLLRGAAEALAQRAMTLVLLVAGTPAERESVAQFLSAGHVDGVMLISSHESDPLLDQLIEVGIPTVCCGLPLGHERELSTISVDEVASARTMAAHLVAQGHRRIGMITGPDDTPGGRYRLVGFREELGELFDETLVEVGDYSFESGQAAMTRMLEHDVDAVFAASDRMAAGAIAAARRAGRRVPEDIAIAGFDDSGLAATHEPPITTMRQPWDQISAKMVAVLLEVIAGASPRSVILDTELVVRESA
- a CDS encoding glycosyl hydrolase 53 family protein produces the protein MHRRTRSLLSTALATVTAVALIGVALPASAASSAASVPAAVASAEPVDASITVPRVENLPADFIGGVDVSSVLSLEESGVVFRDAAGTPGDLFEILADAGVTDVRVRVWNDPFDANGNGYGGGDVDVDRAIEISQRATDAGLGVLVDFHYSDFWADPAKQQVPKAWEGLTADQVAAEVGTFTRDAVRRLVDAGVDLRMVQVGNETNGGVAGVRGWDDMAKVFSAGSAAVRAEAPDTLVAVHFTNPERAGFYADVAAQLDRRDVDYDVFASSYYPFWHGTPENLTSVLSHIAETYGKKVMVAETSWAFTLDDGDGHGNVIDLPAEATQYPVSVQGQADAVHAVVQAVADVGEAGIGVYYWEPAWLPVGPPSQLEQNKVLWERDGSGWASSFAGEYEPHDAGQWFGGSAWENQALFGFDGTASDALNIFSYVRTGAQAPRAVESVQPVALQLVEGDAVDLPDEVSVLYNDGSSEQQAVTWSDAAQYIEGIGEYAISGVTDAGLAASATVTVAARNFLRNPGFEDADTSMWSVNGSGLTLRAWDDPRSGTHSAHFYSASAYSFELSQTVTGLPAGSYVARASLQGDGEGADGRASLSLSAPSTAGAAAAFGFDGWRVWSTPTTDALQVGAEGTAVVRVSAALPAGAWGTIDDLELVREPVPGADTSQLRERRDAAAALDLAAYVEASTDAVPGAIARADIVLAATSPSASAVAGALDALDAAVDALVLKDSATAAPARGVLSHDNGHDTGLLDGDFTLTMNLWWGSNATKLRVFENGTLIETVPLTFGGSAAQTAQVAVTGKGNGSYVYTGELVNSRGVTAVKPVTVKVTDAAPGVPVLSADNWDGDGSYTLTADMWWGTNATSYRLYEDGALISQGDMVASSPAAQRVAVPVADRAVGKHTYRVEFVNAAGSTQSKTLTVTVKR